Proteins encoded within one genomic window of Bacteroides sedimenti:
- a CDS encoding glycoside hydrolase family 127 protein: MKIQTLILNLLTFSLISCSSSQKVPFVQKNTPVIFSKVRITDNFWQPRLKTHAAVTLKACINQCENETQRIKNFSIAAGMEQGKFKGFFYDDSDLYKMIEGASYSLMNNPNPELENKLDNIISKIVGAQLKDGYLMTYFILGDLNKRWTDMDKHEMYCCGHLIEAGIAYYNATGKRSLLDVAIKYANHIDSVFGPGKRDWVPGHPEIELALIKLYRVTNENKYLKLANWLLEERGHNKGTWDPADKDYYQDLKPVKELSKISGHAVRAMYLFTGMADLTSITSDTNYIQALDRLWNDVVYTKMYLTGGIGSSRKNEGFTEDYDLPNEEAYCETCASVGMVFWNQRMNMLRGDGKYEDILERSLYNGALAGTSLSGDHFFYVNPLASSGNHHRKPWYGTACCPSQISRLLPSIGNYIYATSNDAVWVNLYIGSETIIPIRGNNIKFIQTTDYPWNGDVQIKIETEQKTPFSVKLRVPGWCKNYSLLVNGKRVNAQNDKQYLLIKRTWKSGDIIQFSMDMPVEVVEADPRVKANIGKRALQRGPIVYCLEECDNPDFVNCRLSKQTTYTSVFNKELLGGVATISATNKDNTYHFVPYYAWDNRKPGKMKVWVDYKE; this comes from the coding sequence ATGAAAATACAAACTTTAATACTGAACCTACTTACATTCAGTCTGATTTCATGTTCTTCTTCTCAGAAGGTCCCTTTCGTGCAAAAGAATACTCCGGTGATTTTTTCTAAAGTTAGAATCACTGATAATTTCTGGCAGCCTCGTCTCAAAACCCATGCTGCTGTCACCTTAAAGGCGTGCATTAATCAATGCGAGAACGAGACTCAACGCATAAAGAATTTCAGTATCGCTGCAGGGATGGAACAAGGTAAGTTCAAAGGTTTTTTTTATGATGATTCGGATTTATATAAAATGATAGAAGGTGCATCTTATTCTTTAATGAATAATCCAAATCCTGAATTGGAAAATAAACTGGATAATATTATCTCAAAAATTGTAGGTGCTCAGTTAAAAGATGGGTATCTAATGACTTATTTCATTTTAGGAGATCTAAATAAGCGATGGACCGACATGGATAAGCATGAAATGTATTGTTGTGGTCATTTAATTGAAGCTGGAATTGCGTATTATAATGCAACGGGGAAAAGGTCATTGCTTGATGTCGCTATAAAATATGCCAATCATATTGATTCTGTTTTTGGCCCAGGTAAACGCGACTGGGTTCCCGGTCATCCGGAAATTGAGCTTGCTTTGATAAAGCTATATCGTGTTACAAATGAAAATAAATATCTAAAACTGGCAAACTGGTTGTTGGAAGAGCGCGGTCATAACAAAGGAACTTGGGATCCAGCAGATAAGGATTATTATCAGGACCTTAAACCTGTTAAAGAACTTTCCAAGATCAGTGGACATGCAGTTCGGGCAATGTACTTGTTTACCGGTATGGCCGATTTAACTTCAATTACATCGGATACAAATTATATACAAGCTTTAGATCGCTTGTGGAATGATGTTGTTTATACTAAAATGTATTTAACAGGCGGAATTGGTTCATCACGTAAGAATGAAGGATTTACTGAGGATTATGACCTGCCGAATGAAGAAGCATACTGTGAAACATGCGCTTCCGTTGGCATGGTCTTTTGGAACCAACGAATGAATATGTTGAGAGGAGACGGCAAATATGAAGATATTCTGGAAAGATCACTGTATAATGGAGCACTTGCAGGCACTTCTCTTTCAGGAGATCATTTCTTTTATGTGAATCCCCTGGCTTCTTCAGGCAATCACCATCGCAAACCATGGTACGGAACTGCATGTTGCCCAAGCCAGATATCTCGTTTATTACCTTCAATAGGTAATTATATTTATGCAACATCTAATGATGCTGTATGGGTTAATCTTTATATTGGAAGTGAAACAATAATCCCAATCAGGGGTAATAATATTAAGTTTATACAAACTACTGATTATCCCTGGAACGGCGATGTTCAAATTAAAATAGAGACAGAACAGAAAACTCCTTTCTCTGTAAAGTTGCGTGTGCCTGGATGGTGTAAGAATTACTCACTATTAGTAAATGGCAAACGTGTAAATGCCCAAAATGATAAACAGTACTTATTGATTAAACGTACCTGGAAATCAGGAGATATTATTCAATTTTCAATGGATATGCCTGTTGAAGTCGTTGAAGCAGATCCCCGCGTAAAAGCAAATATAGGAAAAAGGGCTTTGCAGCGTGGCCCCATAGTATATTGTTTGGAAGAATGTGACAATCCCGATTTTGTCAATTGTCGGCTTTCTAAGCAAACAACCTATACGTCTGTTTTTAATAAAGAGTTGTTAGGTGGTGTGGCAACTATCTCTGCTACAAATAAAGACAATACATATCATTTCGTACCATATTATGCATGGGATAATCGAAAACCTGGTAAGATGAAAGTATGGGTTGATTATAAAGAATAA